A region of Ferruginibacter albus DNA encodes the following proteins:
- a CDS encoding sensor histidine kinase has translation MSRENFKYWICQIVGWGAYAGISIFFYLTLSTRKIDNFFLLVAIDILIGLGVSHLMRMVIKEYKFLQNYIQKQIVLFGITIIVFSVVYACADVGIEKLLGVKDTMGENISVWNEIARNSINNFFILFIWNLIYYTYHYIEFNRLQELNTLKLKASVKELELKTIKSHINPHFIFNALNSIRALVDENPVRARTAITELSNILRSSMQTEKLETVPLERELNIVKDYLALEQMRFEERLKVELKIDEDTLEQPVPPMMLQTLVENAIKHGISKKMNGGVIRIISSFKNDHHELIVQNTGQLSGHFNEDGFGIRSTQDRLNLLYHGNAVFSLTNLNDEMVQTKIVIPV, from the coding sequence ATGTCGCGGGAAAATTTTAAATATTGGATTTGTCAAATTGTTGGGTGGGGTGCTTATGCTGGTATCTCCATATTTTTTTATCTCACCTTATCTACCCGTAAAATTGATAATTTCTTTTTGCTGGTGGCAATAGATATTTTGATCGGCTTGGGAGTTTCGCATTTAATGCGAATGGTTATCAAAGAATATAAGTTTCTACAAAATTATATACAAAAGCAGATCGTTTTATTCGGAATCACCATCATTGTTTTTTCAGTGGTATATGCGTGTGCTGACGTGGGTATAGAAAAACTCTTAGGGGTAAAAGATACAATGGGAGAAAATATTTCGGTATGGAATGAAATAGCCCGCAACAGTATCAATAACTTTTTTATTCTTTTTATCTGGAACCTTATTTACTACACTTATCATTATATTGAATTTAACCGTTTACAGGAGTTAAATACCTTAAAGTTGAAAGCATCTGTAAAAGAGCTTGAATTAAAAACGATCAAATCACACATCAATCCTCATTTTATATTTAATGCGCTGAATAGCATAAGAGCTTTGGTAGATGAGAATCCGGTGCGGGCAAGAACTGCTATTACCGAACTAAGTAATATCCTGCGCAGCAGCATGCAAACAGAAAAACTGGAAACGGTTCCTTTAGAGAGAGAGCTTAATATCGTAAAGGATTACCTGGCATTGGAACAAATGCGTTTTGAAGAAAGACTGAAAGTGGAATTAAAGATCGATGAAGACACATTGGAACAACCTGTGCCGCCAATGATGTTGCAAACACTTGTTGAAAATGCTATTAAGCATGGCATCAGTAAAAAAATGAATGGAGGTGTCATTCGTATCATATCCAGTTTTAAAAACGATCATCACGAATTGATCGTGCAAAATACGGGACAACTAAGCGGGCATTTTAACGAAGATGGATTTGGTATTCGCAGTACACAAGACAGGTTGAATCTTTTATATCACGGTAATGCTGTTTTTTCATTGACTAATTTAAATGATGAAATGGTGCAAACGAAAATTGTAATTCCTGTTTAA
- a CDS encoding LytR/AlgR family response regulator transcription factor: MHKAIIIDDERLARNELKKLLLDFPEVEVIDEATNATEGFEKIEKHNPNLIFLDIQMPGKTGFDMLMELERAPHVIFTTAYDEYALKAFEVNALDYLMKPIEPRRLADALQKLQQVEEKENGVFNRGILNENDQVFVKDGERCWFVKLAEVRMFESVGNYAKVFFAGNKPLILKSLNALEERLDEKIFFRANRKHIVNLRMIEKIEPYFNGGLLLDLQGGEKVEVSRRQAVKFKEMMSL, encoded by the coding sequence ATGCATAAAGCGATTATTATAGATGATGAACGGCTTGCAAGAAATGAATTGAAGAAATTATTATTGGATTTTCCGGAGGTGGAAGTGATTGACGAGGCTACCAATGCAACAGAAGGGTTTGAAAAAATAGAAAAGCATAATCCCAATTTGATTTTTTTGGATATACAAATGCCCGGCAAAACAGGTTTTGATATGTTGATGGAATTAGAAAGAGCTCCACACGTAATTTTTACTACTGCTTATGATGAATATGCATTAAAGGCGTTTGAGGTGAATGCATTGGATTATTTAATGAAGCCAATTGAGCCCCGTCGCCTAGCGGATGCGTTACAAAAACTGCAACAGGTAGAAGAAAAAGAGAACGGTGTTTTCAATAGAGGGATTTTAAATGAAAATGACCAGGTGTTTGTTAAGGATGGAGAACGTTGCTGGTTTGTAAAACTGGCAGAAGTGCGTATGTTTGAAAGTGTAGGTAATTATGCAAAAGTTTTTTTTGCAGGGAATAAGCCTTTGATTTTAAAATCGTTGAATGCGCTGGAAGAAAGATTGGATGAAAAAATATTTTTCCGTGCTAATAGAAAGCATATTGTAAACCTGCGTATGATTGAAAAGATAGAGCCTTATTTTAACGGTGGGCTGCTCCTGGATCTGCAGGGTGGTGAAAAAGTAGAGGTGAGCAGAAGGCAGGCAGTTAAATTTAAAGAGATGATGAGTCTTTGA
- the dnaB gene encoding replicative DNA helicase: MDLTNLNTGIKNRRKPSLDFGNMVFGKVPPQSKELEEAVLGAIMLEKSAFDTVIEILKTECFYVEANQRIFKAMQSLAQKSLPIDLLTVVEELKLKNELDIVGGPYYVSKLTNAVVSSANIEAHSRIILQKFIQRELIRISGEIIGDAYEDSTDVFDLLDDAESKLFQITNNHLRKNFDDINTVLVKTIQRIEDMRNRDEDITGVPSGFPSLDKVTYGWQQTDLIILAARPAVGKTAFALNLARSAALHPTKPTGVAFFSLEMSAGQLVQRILSAESEIWLEKISRGKLEEHEMKQLYKKGIERLSNAPIFIDDTAALNIFELRAKCRRLKNKHNVGLILIDYLQLMSGAGENRNANREQEISRISRDLKGLAKELQVPIIALSQLSREVEKRKEGNKMPQLSDLRESGAIEQDADMVMFLYRPEYYDITANEFGESNKGETHVRIAKHRNGSLETVKLRALLHIQKFVEDEADNGFAGELPGGGGNWKPVKTDDDNGAKLYIQKGSKMNDGEFDDETPF, from the coding sequence ATGGACCTTACTAACCTTAATACTGGCATTAAAAACAGGCGCAAACCTTCTTTGGATTTTGGCAATATGGTTTTTGGCAAAGTGCCCCCTCAATCCAAAGAGCTGGAAGAAGCTGTTTTAGGTGCCATTATGCTTGAAAAAAGCGCTTTTGATACCGTTATTGAAATTTTAAAAACCGAATGTTTTTATGTTGAGGCAAATCAACGCATTTTCAAGGCAATGCAAAGTCTTGCGCAAAAAAGTTTGCCAATAGATTTGTTGACGGTAGTAGAAGAATTGAAATTAAAGAACGAGCTGGATATTGTTGGCGGACCTTATTATGTTTCCAAACTTACCAATGCAGTTGTTTCTTCGGCAAATATTGAAGCGCATTCCCGTATCATTCTTCAAAAATTTATTCAACGTGAATTGATCCGCATCAGTGGTGAGATCATCGGCGATGCTTATGAAGATAGCACGGATGTATTTGATCTGCTGGACGATGCCGAAAGTAAATTATTCCAGATAACAAATAATCATCTTCGTAAAAACTTTGATGATATTAATACGGTATTGGTTAAAACCATTCAGCGAATTGAGGATATGCGTAACCGTGATGAAGATATTACGGGCGTGCCCAGTGGTTTTCCTTCATTGGATAAAGTCACTTACGGATGGCAGCAAACGGACCTGATCATCTTGGCTGCCCGTCCTGCTGTGGGTAAAACGGCATTTGCATTAAACCTGGCCCGTAGTGCGGCATTACATCCTACTAAGCCAACGGGGGTAGCTTTTTTTAGTTTGGAAATGAGTGCCGGACAATTGGTTCAAAGAATTTTGAGTGCAGAAAGTGAAATATGGTTAGAGAAAATTTCCCGTGGTAAATTAGAAGAGCATGAAATGAAACAACTTTATAAAAAAGGGATCGAACGTTTAAGCAATGCTCCCATTTTTATAGATGATACTGCTGCGCTGAATATTTTTGAATTGCGTGCTAAATGTCGCCGTTTAAAAAATAAGCACAATGTTGGTTTGATATTGATAGATTATTTGCAATTGATGAGCGGCGCCGGTGAGAACCGCAACGCCAATCGGGAACAGGAGATCAGCCGTATTTCAAGAGATCTGAAAGGATTGGCAAAAGAACTGCAAGTACCTATTATTGCATTATCGCAATTAAGTCGTGAGGTGGAAAAAAGAAAAGAAGGTAATAAAATGCCTCAGTTAAGTGATCTGCGTGAATCGGGTGCGATTGAACAGGATGCTGATATGGTAATGTTCTTATATCGCCCGGAATATTATGATATTACTGCCAACGAGTTTGGCGAAAGCAACAAAGGAGAAACGCACGTTCGTATTGCCAAGCATCGTAACGGTAGTTTGGAAACAGTGAAATTGCGGGCGCTCCTACACATTCAAAAATTTGTTGAAGATGAAGCTGACAATGGTTTTGCTGGGGAATTACCCGGTGGGGGCGGAAACTGGAAACCTGTAAAAACAGATGATGATAATGGTGCTAAACTATACATTCAAAAAGGAAGCAAAATGAATGACGGTGAATTTGATGATGAAACGCCGTTTTAA
- a CDS encoding 16S rRNA (uracil(1498)-N(3))-methyltransferase: MTSPFFYIDNIDPNVVDVTLNEETSKHIVQVLRMQNDEQLNLTDGKGHLFEAVITNNNKKRCEVKINSKIQHSPAQNHFTIAISILKNATRFEWFLEKATEIGVSEIIPLVCKRTERTHFRYDRMNGILISAMLQSQQTWLPKLHQPAEFDKLLQNKFDNYTKLIAHCEEETKQSITDKLINQSNNKLILIGPEGDFTKEEIELALQNNFVPVSLGNTRLRSETAGVVAATLLSLL, from the coding sequence ATGACTTCTCCTTTTTTTTACATAGATAATATTGATCCTAATGTTGTTGATGTTACTTTGAATGAAGAAACATCAAAGCATATCGTTCAGGTTTTGCGCATGCAAAACGACGAGCAGTTAAATCTTACTGATGGAAAAGGGCATCTATTTGAAGCAGTTATTACAAACAATAATAAAAAGCGCTGCGAAGTAAAGATCAATTCCAAAATTCAACATTCGCCGGCACAAAATCATTTTACAATTGCAATTTCTATTTTAAAAAATGCAACTCGTTTTGAATGGTTTTTAGAAAAGGCAACAGAGATTGGCGTGAGCGAAATTATTCCACTTGTCTGTAAAAGAACCGAACGCACACATTTCCGTTATGATAGAATGAATGGCATCTTGATCAGTGCTATGTTGCAATCGCAACAAACATGGCTACCTAAATTGCATCAGCCTGCTGAGTTTGATAAATTGCTGCAAAATAAATTCGATAACTACACAAAGCTGATCGCTCATTGCGAAGAGGAAACTAAACAATCCATCACCGATAAATTGATAAACCAATCAAATAATAAACTGATTCTGATCGGCCCAGAAGGTGATTTTACAAAAGAAGAGATTGAATTGGCTTTGCAGAACAACTTTGTTCCTGTTTCGTTAGGTAATACACGTTTACGTTCAGAAACGGCAGGGGTTGTAGCAGCTACGCTACTTTCATTATTATAA
- a CDS encoding quinone-dependent dihydroorotate dehydrogenase produces MYKLLRSILFCFDPEKVHYFSMNSLKFICKIPLAKKTIAKSFTPTVNTQHSLFNIAFKNSVGLGAGFDKNARYLNELEALGFGFVEIGTVTPKPQAGNDKPRLFRLPADKALINRMGFNNDGADVIVERLQKWTTNVKRQSPVLTPHTSRLIIGGNIGKNKVTPNEDAWKDYEICFNKLHDYVDYFVVNVSSPNTPGLRELQEKDSLKKILVNLQIQNLKFETQKPILLKIAPDLSWEQIDDVIDLAIEIKLDGLVAANTTIDRSKLSQQSKIESEKIGAGGLSGLPVKERATEMVQYISKKTNRQIPIIASGGIFTAADAKEKLDAGASLVQVWTGFIYEGPAIVKNIVKEL; encoded by the coding sequence ATGTACAAATTGCTACGCTCTATTCTGTTTTGCTTTGATCCAGAAAAAGTTCATTATTTCTCTATGAACTCTTTGAAATTTATCTGCAAAATTCCTCTTGCCAAAAAGACCATTGCTAAAAGTTTTACGCCAACAGTAAATACGCAACATTCCTTATTCAATATTGCATTTAAAAATTCTGTTGGATTGGGCGCAGGTTTTGATAAAAATGCCCGTTATTTAAATGAACTGGAAGCATTGGGTTTTGGATTTGTTGAAATAGGAACAGTTACTCCTAAACCTCAAGCAGGCAATGATAAGCCAAGATTGTTTCGCCTACCGGCAGATAAAGCACTTATAAACCGAATGGGATTTAATAATGATGGAGCGGATGTGATTGTGGAAAGACTTCAGAAATGGACGACAAATGTGAAACGTCAATCGCCGGTTCTTACGCCTCACACTTCACGTTTGATCATTGGTGGTAATATTGGTAAAAACAAAGTAACACCCAACGAAGATGCATGGAAGGATTATGAAATTTGTTTTAATAAACTGCATGATTATGTAGATTATTTTGTGGTGAATGTGAGTAGTCCTAATACACCCGGCTTGCGTGAGTTACAGGAAAAAGATTCATTAAAAAAGATACTTGTCAATTTGCAAATTCAAAATTTGAAATTTGAAACTCAAAAGCCGATTCTCTTAAAAATAGCACCTGACCTGAGCTGGGAGCAAATTGATGATGTTATTGATCTGGCTATAGAAATCAAACTAGATGGACTCGTTGCTGCAAACACAACGATCGATAGAAGCAAATTAAGTCAGCAATCAAAAATAGAAAGCGAAAAGATCGGTGCCGGCGGACTAAGTGGGCTTCCTGTGAAAGAACGGGCGACTGAAATGGTGCAATACATTTCTAAAAAAACGAACAGGCAGATTCCCATTATTGCGAGCGGTGGAATTTTTACTGCTGCTGATGCCAAAGAAAAACTGGATGCAGGTGCATCATTGGTACAAGTATGGACAGGCTTTATCTATGAAGGACCTGCCATTGTAAAAAACATCGTAAAAGAATTATAA
- a CDS encoding acetyl-CoA C-acyltransferase, translating into MQEAYIVAGFRTAVGKSKKGGFRFTRPDDLAIEVIRGLLASVPQLDVKRIDDVIVGNAVPEAEQGLQVGRMISARAVGIHAAGITINRYCASGLESIAMATAKIRSGMAECIIAGGTESMSLVPTAGWKPVPAYSIAKEEPDYYLSMGLTAEAVAKEYNVNREDQDEFSFKSHQKAANAIQNGYFKSGILPITVEDVFVDTNGKRQTKKYIVDTDEGVRTDTSVEALGKLKPVFAAGGSVTAGNSSQTSDGAAFVIVMSERMINELGLKPIARLVSCASAGVHPRIMGIGPVEAVPKVLKQAGMNLSQIDLIELNEAFASQSLAVIRKLELDPSIVNINGGAIALGHPLGCTGCKLTIQIINDMKRLNKKYGIVTACVGGGQGIAGIIENID; encoded by the coding sequence ATGCAAGAAGCATATATTGTCGCAGGCTTTAGAACAGCCGTAGGTAAAAGTAAAAAAGGGGGATTTCGGTTTACCCGCCCGGATGACTTGGCTATTGAGGTTATAAGGGGATTATTAGCAAGCGTTCCTCAATTGGACGTAAAAAGAATTGATGATGTTATTGTGGGTAATGCAGTACCTGAAGCGGAACAAGGCTTACAGGTAGGTAGAATGATCTCTGCAAGGGCTGTCGGAATTCATGCAGCGGGGATTACTATTAACCGTTATTGTGCAAGCGGATTGGAAAGTATTGCGATGGCAACGGCAAAGATCCGTAGCGGCATGGCAGAATGTATCATTGCCGGCGGAACGGAAAGCATGAGCCTGGTACCAACAGCAGGCTGGAAACCTGTTCCGGCTTATTCTATTGCCAAAGAAGAGCCGGATTATTATTTGAGCATGGGATTAACAGCAGAAGCGGTGGCAAAAGAATATAATGTGAATCGGGAGGATCAGGATGAGTTTAGTTTTAAGAGCCATCAGAAAGCAGCGAATGCTATACAAAACGGTTATTTTAAAAGCGGTATTTTACCAATAACAGTAGAAGACGTTTTTGTAGATACTAACGGTAAACGACAAACGAAAAAATATATAGTAGATACAGATGAGGGAGTACGTACAGATACATCTGTGGAAGCGTTAGGAAAATTAAAGCCTGTATTTGCAGCAGGAGGAAGTGTAACGGCAGGTAATTCTTCACAAACGAGTGATGGCGCTGCATTTGTAATAGTTATGAGCGAACGGATGATCAATGAATTGGGATTGAAACCGATAGCAAGATTGGTGAGTTGCGCCAGTGCCGGTGTACATCCACGTATCATGGGGATTGGTCCTGTTGAAGCGGTGCCTAAAGTTTTAAAACAGGCAGGAATGAATTTATCGCAGATCGACCTGATCGAATTAAATGAAGCATTTGCTTCACAATCATTGGCAGTGATCCGAAAACTTGAATTAGATCCTTCTATTGTAAATATTAACGGAGGGGCTATCGCCTTAGGTCACCCATTAGGTTGTACAGGTTGCAAGCTTACTATTCAAATTATTAATGATATGAAACGTTTGAATAAAAAATATGGAATTGTAACAGCCTGTGTAGGTGGTGGACAGGGAATTGCAGGGATCATTGAAAATATAGATTAG
- a CDS encoding MGH1-like glycoside hydrolase domain-containing protein: protein MAAELQRLSVNKKKPIPLEQWGPYLSERQWGTVREDYSAHGDAWGYLPFNQSHYRAYHWGEDGLGGISDYFQNLCFAIALWNGKDHILKERLFGLGNYEGNHGEDVKELYYYLDNIPTHYYMEYLYKYPQNEFPYEDLINKNRHRSKEEPEYEILDTGVFDKNEYFDIKITYAKQGPQDIYIKIDITNRNNKPARITVLPTLWFRNRWMERSVDEKPSISLKDKTTVKAQHERLGTYYFYFQHPEFTLFTENETNFQKVTGGRNATPFVKDAFHDAIVQGLNLDYLRNKKSGTKCAPVYKLQIDGEATETIYCRLTTSNEDRPFAGNFEKIFTKRKEEADDFYRLILPTGISDDLRNIQRRALSGLLWSKQYYHFDVERWLSASDGISPKNNGKQYGRNKDWTHLKNQDVISMPDKWEYPWYAAWDLAFHCISLAMVDTVFAKHQLLLIMREWYMKPDGQLPAYEWNFSDVNPPVQAWAAMEVYRIEKEITGHGDIIFLKKIFQKLLINFTWWINRKDSKGNNIFEGGFLGLDNIGVFDRSFRLPGQMRLQQADGTSWMGMYALNMMDMALEISKEDISFEDTATKFFEHFVLIAEALNGINMWSETDKFYYDSLNVENGETLRLRIQSIVGLTSLFAVSIMSKETFAKLPDFSKRINWYEQYRKRNKLFWPNEEGSTGEGLLVSLVQKERLVHLLKRLLNEDEFLSDGGIRALSKYHKKNPYSVNIAGVHYTIQYDPGDSTSNLFGGNSNWRGPVWMPINYLIIRSIKKYGEFYGDTLKVEYPVGSGVELNLEEVAQELTNRIISLMAKDENGNRKIFGDYNWFYSRPGNEDLLMYYEYFHGDNGRGLGASHQTGWTALIADLIGWRQVNEEDWKKEWFKKHAVS from the coding sequence ATGGCAGCAGAACTTCAACGCTTATCAGTAAATAAAAAGAAACCTATTCCTCTTGAACAGTGGGGACCTTATCTTAGTGAACGTCAATGGGGAACTGTAAGAGAAGATTACAGTGCACATGGTGATGCCTGGGGTTACCTTCCGTTTAATCAATCACATTATCGGGCATATCATTGGGGCGAAGATGGATTAGGCGGCATTTCTGATTACTTTCAGAATCTTTGCTTTGCAATTGCATTATGGAATGGTAAAGATCATATTTTAAAAGAGCGTCTTTTTGGCTTAGGTAATTATGAAGGTAATCATGGCGAAGATGTAAAGGAGCTATATTATTACCTGGATAATATTCCTACCCATTATTACATGGAATACTTGTATAAGTATCCGCAGAACGAATTTCCTTATGAAGATCTAATTAATAAGAATCGACATCGCAGCAAAGAGGAACCTGAATATGAAATTTTAGATACAGGTGTTTTTGACAAGAATGAGTATTTTGATATAAAAATTACTTATGCCAAGCAAGGACCGCAAGACATCTATATTAAAATAGATATTACCAATCGAAATAATAAACCGGCTCGCATAACGGTACTGCCTACACTATGGTTCCGTAATCGCTGGATGGAACGATCGGTAGATGAAAAACCTTCCATATCATTAAAAGATAAAACCACTGTAAAGGCACAGCATGAACGGTTAGGAACGTATTATTTTTATTTTCAGCACCCCGAATTCACACTCTTTACCGAAAATGAAACAAATTTTCAAAAGGTAACAGGAGGACGCAATGCAACTCCTTTTGTAAAAGATGCTTTTCATGATGCGATTGTACAGGGATTGAACCTTGATTATCTCCGGAATAAAAAATCAGGTACCAAATGCGCACCTGTCTATAAACTTCAGATTGATGGAGAGGCAACAGAAACGATTTATTGCCGGTTAACTACCAGCAACGAAGACCGTCCGTTTGCAGGTAATTTTGAAAAGATCTTTACCAAAAGAAAAGAAGAAGCAGATGATTTTTACCGATTGATATTGCCAACGGGCATATCTGATGATCTGAGAAATATTCAACGAAGGGCTTTATCCGGGTTATTATGGAGCAAGCAATATTACCACTTTGATGTGGAGCGTTGGTTGTCTGCAAGCGATGGCATCAGTCCGAAAAACAATGGCAAGCAATATGGAAGAAATAAGGACTGGACACACTTAAAAAACCAGGATGTTATTTCAATGCCCGATAAATGGGAATATCCATGGTATGCTGCATGGGATCTTGCTTTTCACTGCATTTCATTGGCAATGGTAGATACTGTTTTTGCAAAACACCAATTATTGTTGATCATGCGGGAGTGGTATATGAAACCCGATGGACAATTGCCTGCGTATGAATGGAATTTCAGCGATGTAAATCCGCCGGTACAGGCATGGGCGGCAATGGAAGTATATAGAATTGAAAAAGAAATTACAGGGCATGGTGATATCATCTTTCTTAAAAAGATATTTCAAAAGCTATTGATAAATTTTACCTGGTGGATAAACCGTAAAGACAGCAAAGGCAATAATATTTTTGAAGGAGGATTTTTGGGGTTGGATAATATTGGTGTGTTTGACCGAAGCTTTCGGTTGCCGGGACAAATGCGTTTGCAACAGGCAGATGGTACCAGTTGGATGGGAATGTACGCATTGAACATGATGGACATGGCATTGGAAATATCCAAAGAAGACATAAGCTTTGAAGATACTGCTACCAAATTTTTTGAACACTTTGTATTAATTGCCGAAGCATTGAACGGCATTAACATGTGGAGCGAAACGGATAAATTTTACTACGATTCGCTGAATGTTGAGAACGGGGAAACATTACGATTGCGTATTCAATCAATAGTAGGATTAACAAGTTTGTTTGCGGTTTCTATAATGAGTAAAGAAACTTTTGCTAAGCTTCCTGATTTCAGCAAGCGTATCAATTGGTATGAGCAATACCGCAAGCGAAATAAATTATTCTGGCCAAATGAAGAGGGGAGCACGGGCGAAGGGTTACTGGTTTCCTTAGTACAAAAGGAAAGATTGGTGCATTTATTAAAACGGCTGTTGAATGAAGATGAATTTCTTTCCGATGGTGGCATAAGAGCTTTATCTAAATACCATAAAAAAAATCCTTATTCAGTAAACATTGCCGGAGTACATTATACTATTCAATATGATCCGGGAGATTCCACCTCCAATTTATTTGGCGGCAATTCCAACTGGCGCGGACCTGTATGGATGCCGATCAATTATTTGATTATTCGTTCCATTAAAAAATACGGAGAGTTTTACGGCGACACATTAAAAGTAGAGTATCCTGTTGGTTCCGGTGTGGAGTTAAACCTGGAAGAAGTAGCACAGGAATTAACCAATCGTATTATTAGCTTAATGGCAAAGGATGAAAATGGCAACCGGAAAATATTCGGTGATTATAATTGGTTTTACAGCCGTCCGGGTAATGAGGATCTGCTGATGTACTATGAATATTTTCATGGCGATAATGGAAGAGGGTTGGGTGCCAGTCATCAAACAGGTTGGACTGCATTGATAGCAGACCTTATCGGCTGGCGTCAAGTAAATGAAGAAGATTGGAAGAAGGAATGGTTTAAGAAACATGCTGTTTCATAA
- a CDS encoding lipopolysaccharide biosynthesis protein yields the protein MSIKKLASQTMWYGISSIAARFLNYLLTPYLTLRLLTGEYGQMSTVYAAIPFLNVVFTYGMETTYFRFIQKDTHKNDIYSTSMLSIIGSTVFLTGLLLLCKSGLTSLLKLQAHPEFITYSILIIALDTLTTLPFAKLRQDGRPVKFAIVRIFNILLTIALTYFFVSKLPIIVEKNPGSFLSSIYIKDYSVGYIIIANLIASLATLLILWKEFFGFRFRFNGVLWKRMMVYALPLIIVGFAGMINETFDRIMLLWWTKPTPTLDAEAQVGIYSACYKLSLLITLFIQAFRMGAEPFFFKTAEGENPQRTYARVMKFFVITITVMFLVVALYLDIWKYFIRNKTMWVGLKVVPILLLANMFLGIYYNLTIWYKLTHKTVAGAYITLIGAGVTLFINYFFIPHFSYLACAWATFACYGSMMVISFIWGQKEYYIPYAWKKLTVYMVIVVLLFFLHQALIHVWHNRIFSLAFATFLLFLYVWFLGTVERKDFQRLPFVGKFFKR from the coding sequence TTGAGTATAAAAAAGTTAGCCAGTCAAACAATGTGGTATGGCATTAGTTCTATCGCCGCACGGTTTCTTAATTATTTGCTTACACCTTATTTAACCCTTCGCCTTCTAACAGGCGAATACGGACAAATGAGCACGGTATATGCCGCCATTCCTTTTCTCAATGTTGTTTTTACTTATGGAATGGAAACCACGTATTTCCGTTTTATACAAAAGGATACTCATAAAAACGACATTTATAGTACTTCTATGTTGTCAATAATAGGCAGCACTGTATTTCTCACCGGCTTATTATTACTTTGCAAAAGCGGACTTACAAGCCTCTTAAAATTGCAAGCCCACCCTGAATTTATTACCTACAGCATTTTAATAATTGCCTTAGATACTTTAACAACGCTGCCTTTTGCCAAGCTCAGACAAGACGGAAGACCTGTTAAATTCGCCATTGTCCGGATCTTCAATATCCTACTTACCATTGCATTGACTTATTTTTTTGTGAGTAAGTTGCCTATAATAGTAGAAAAAAATCCGGGCAGCTTTTTAAGCAGCATTTATATTAAAGATTACTCGGTGGGTTATATCATTATTGCCAACTTAATTGCATCCCTGGCAACTTTGCTCATATTATGGAAAGAATTTTTTGGGTTCCGCTTTCGATTTAACGGCGTATTATGGAAGCGAATGATGGTATATGCCCTTCCCCTGATAATAGTAGGTTTTGCAGGAATGATCAATGAGACCTTTGACAGGATCATGCTTTTGTGGTGGACAAAACCTACACCAACATTGGATGCAGAAGCACAGGTGGGTATCTACAGCGCCTGTTATAAGCTTTCGCTATTAATTACATTATTCATCCAGGCATTCCGAATGGGAGCAGAACCTTTCTTTTTCAAAACTGCAGAAGGTGAAAATCCACAACGAACCTATGCCCGTGTAATGAAGTTTTTTGTAATAACCATCACGGTCATGTTTTTGGTGGTAGCACTATATTTAGACATATGGAAATATTTTATCCGCAATAAAACAATGTGGGTTGGATTAAAAGTAGTACCCATATTGCTGTTGGCAAATATGTTCTTAGGCATTTATTATAATTTAACTATCTGGTATAAGCTTACACACAAAACAGTTGCCGGCGCTTATATTACACTGATCGGAGCGGGTGTTACACTTTTTATAAATTATTTCTTCATTCCGCACTTCAGTTATTTAGCTTGTGCCTGGGCTACTTTTGCGTGCTATGGCAGCATGATGGTAATTTCTTTTATCTGGGGACAGAAAGAATATTACATTCCTTATGCGTGGAAAAAACTAACGGTGTATATGGTAATTGTTGTATTGCTGTTCTTCCTGCACCAGGCATTGATACATGTATGGCATAACCGTATATTCAGTTTAGCATTCGCTACATTCCTGTTGTTCTTATACGTATGGTTTTTAGGAACCGTTGAAAGAAAAGATTTTCAGCGTTTACCTTTTGTTGGAAAATTTTTCAAACGGTAA